A region from the Vicia villosa cultivar HV-30 ecotype Madison, WI linkage group LG3, Vvil1.0, whole genome shotgun sequence genome encodes:
- the LOC131660430 gene encoding SH3 domain-containing protein 2-like gives MEAIRKQASKLREQVARQQQAVLKQFGAGGYGGSDNMVTDEAELQQHQKLEKLYISTRAGKHYQRDIVRGVEGYIVTGSKKVEIGTKLSEDSRKYGAENTCTSGSTLSRAALNYARARAQMEKEHGNLLKALGTQVAEPLRAMVTGAPLEDARHLAQRYDRMRQDAEAQAIEVSKRQAKVRETPGHADNAMKLEAAETKLQDLKANMAILGKEAAAAMTAVEAQQQRLTLQRLIAMVEAERAYHQRVLEVLDHLEGEMVSERHRIEAPPTPSVDNNMPPPPSYEEVNGVYASQERNGITDNMGYFLGEVLFPYHAESEVELNLSVGDYIVVRKVSNNGWAEGECKGRAGWFPFGYVERRDQVLASKVAEVF, from the exons ATGGAAGCTATCAGAAAGCAAGCATCGAAACTTCGAGAACAAGTCGCTCGCCAACAACAG GCTGTGCTGAAACAGTTTGGGGCTGGGGGATATGGAGGTTCGGATAATATGGTTACTGATGAGGCAGAGCTTCAGCAACATCAGAAACTTGAGAAGCTTTACATTTCAACACGTGCGGGAAAG cattatcAAAGAGATATTGTCCGTGGAGTAGAAGGTTATATTGTTACTGGATCAAAGAAAGTTGAAATAG GAACAAAGTTGTCAGAAGATAGCAGGAAATATGGTGCAGAAAATACATGTACCAGTGGTAGTACATTATCAAGAGCTGCGCTAAATTACGCACGTGCCCGTGCACAAATGGAGAAGGAACATGGGAACTTATTAAAAGCTCTCGGCACTCAG GTTGCAGAGCCCTTAAGAGCAATGGTGACGGGTGCTCCGTTGGAGGATGCTAGGCATCTTGCTCAGCGTTATGACAGAATGCGGCAGGATGCTGAAGCCCAG GCTATTGAAGTTTCTAAACGCCAGGCAAAAGTGAGGGAAACACCGGGCCATGCTGACAATGCTATGAAACTGGAAGCTGCTGAAACAAAGCTGCAAGACCTGAAGGCCAACATGGCCATATTGGGGAAGGAAGCAGCTGCAGCAATGACAGCTGTTGAAGCGCAGCAACAGAGGTTAACTCTCCAGCGTCTTATAGCTATG GTTGAAGCAGAGCGTGCCTATCATCAAAGAGTGCTCGAAGTACTTGATCATCTTGAAGGAGAG ATGGTATCAGAACGGCATCGTATTGAAGCCCCTCCTACACCTAGTGTGGACAACAACATGCCGCCACCTCCATCATACGAAGAAGTGAATGGTGTCTATGCTTCTCAGGAACGTAATGGCATAACAGACAATATGGGTTACTTCTTAGGAGAG GTTTTATTTCCCTATCACGCCGAGTCTGAAGTTGAACTAAATTTATCTGTTGGGGATTATATCGTCGTTCGTAAG GTGTCAAACAATGGATGGGCTGAGGGTGAATGCAAAGGAAGAGCAGGTTGGTTTCCATTTGGTTATGTCGAAAGGAGGGACCAAGTCCTTGCAAGCAAAGTGGCGGAAGTGTTTTGA